One genomic segment of Protaetiibacter intestinalis includes these proteins:
- a CDS encoding class I SAM-dependent RNA methyltransferase — protein MGDMHGREVEVEATNIAHGGYGVARLDGRVVFVAEAIPGERVRARISDDRKSRFWWADTVEVLEPSPHRRPHLWPEADVSRDPGDRPGGADFGHIEPAHQRTLKAHVLADALQRMARIERAVEVEAVEGPADGGGWRTRERLHVATGGTVGPYAARSHRVIPVAELPLATAELREAAPLGSKMPEHAGSDVQVLVPSGGGGARLIIGRQAPSVVRERVGEREFRVDDSGFWQVHTEAPAVLTRAVQDAVDQALFDPRAANLDLYGGVGLLAAALGDRFGGALRITSVESDARATEHAQENLADWLGAQALTARVEHWVRSLADASALECARLAAATVVLDPPRSGAGREVLEALAAVRPAQLVYVACDPVALARDAGILAELGYGLAGLRAFDLFPSTHHVEAVASFVRG, from the coding sequence ATGGGTGACATGCACGGCCGCGAGGTCGAGGTCGAGGCTACCAACATCGCCCACGGCGGTTACGGGGTGGCGCGCCTCGACGGACGCGTGGTCTTCGTGGCGGAGGCGATCCCCGGCGAGCGGGTGCGGGCGCGCATCAGCGACGACCGCAAGAGCCGGTTCTGGTGGGCCGACACGGTCGAGGTGCTCGAGCCGAGTCCGCACCGCAGGCCCCACCTGTGGCCGGAGGCGGACGTCTCGCGCGACCCCGGCGACCGCCCGGGCGGTGCCGACTTCGGGCACATCGAGCCCGCCCACCAGCGCACGCTCAAGGCGCACGTGCTCGCCGACGCCCTGCAGCGCATGGCGCGCATCGAGCGCGCGGTCGAGGTGGAGGCGGTCGAGGGTCCGGCCGACGGGGGCGGATGGCGCACCCGCGAGCGGCTGCACGTCGCGACCGGGGGCACGGTCGGCCCGTACGCGGCGCGCTCGCACCGCGTCATCCCGGTCGCCGAGCTGCCGCTCGCGACGGCGGAGCTGCGCGAGGCGGCGCCGCTCGGGTCGAAGATGCCCGAGCACGCCGGCAGCGACGTGCAGGTGCTCGTGCCGAGCGGCGGCGGGGGAGCGCGCCTCATCATCGGACGTCAGGCACCGAGCGTCGTGCGGGAGCGGGTGGGCGAGCGCGAGTTCCGCGTCGACGACTCCGGCTTCTGGCAGGTGCACACGGAGGCCCCGGCCGTGCTCACGCGCGCCGTGCAGGACGCGGTCGACCAGGCGCTCTTCGACCCGCGCGCCGCCAACCTCGACCTCTACGGCGGTGTGGGGTTGCTCGCGGCCGCCCTCGGCGACCGCTTCGGCGGGGCCCTGCGCATCACCTCCGTCGAATCGGATGCGCGCGCGACCGAGCACGCCCAGGAGAACCTCGCCGACTGGCTCGGCGCGCAGGCGCTCACGGCCCGCGTCGAGCACTGGGTGCGTTCCCTCGCCGACGCCTCGGCGCTCGAGTGCGCCCGGCTCGCGGCGGCGACCGTCGTGCTCGACCCGCCGCGGTCGGGTGCGGGGCGCGAGGTGCTCGAGGCGCTCGCCGCGGTGCGGCCCGCGCAGCTCGTGTACGTCGCGTGCGATCCGGTGGCCCTCGCCCGTGACGCCGGCATCCTCGCCGAGCTCGGCTACGGGCTCGCGGGTCTGCGCGCCTTCGACCTGTTCCCGAGCACCCACCACGTCGAGGCCGTCGCGAGCTTCGTCCGCGGCTGA
- a CDS encoding acyl-CoA carboxylase subunit epsilon, with translation MSDEPVRAELKVVGGDPTPEELAAASAVLQGALDEAAGMRDAARRPRSAWERGRRNLRQPLPRGGWNPWAS, from the coding sequence GTGAGCGACGAGCCGGTGCGTGCCGAGCTGAAGGTCGTCGGCGGCGACCCGACGCCGGAGGAGCTCGCCGCGGCGTCGGCGGTGCTGCAGGGCGCGCTCGACGAGGCCGCGGGGATGCGCGATGCCGCACGGCGCCCGCGTTCGGCGTGGGAGCGCGGGCGGCGGAACCTCCGTCAGCCGCTCCCCCGCGGCGGCTGGAATCCCTGGGCGTCGTAG
- a CDS encoding acetyl/propionyl/methylcrotonyl-CoA carboxylase subunit alpha produces MARITKVLIANRGEIAVRVIRAARDAGIASVAVYADQDRGARHVVLADEAYALDGTTSATTYLVVEKLLSVARRSGADAVHPGYGFLAENADFARAVIEAGLTWIGPSPDAIERLGDKVSARHVAEKVGAPLAPGTLNPVADASEVLAFADEVGLPVAIKAAFGGGGRGLKVARTREEVPELFESATREAVAAFGRGECFVEKYLDKPRHVETQCLADAAGNVVVVSTRDCSLQRRHQKLVEEAPAPFLTDAQRELLYSSSKAILREVGYLGAGTCEFLIGIDGTVSFLEVNTRLQVEHPVSEEVTGIDLVREQFRIAEGGLIDYPDPEVHGHSFEFRINGEDPGRGFLPTPGPIQAIRYPGGPGVRIDSGVTTGDVVSGAFDSLLAKLIVTGSTREDALERARRALDEFEVAGLPTVIPFHRQVVRDPAFTAEDGDFGVYTRWIETEFAGELEPWGGVLADAAPAEKRHSVVVEVEGKRVAVSLPTTLMPSATVAAPPAPRRRGGSRSVSTATGDAVKAPMQATIVKVAVAEGDRVVKGDLVVVLEAMKMEQPLTAHKDGTVGPIDATVGTTVSAGHLLLTLTD; encoded by the coding sequence ATGGCTCGCATCACGAAGGTCCTGATCGCCAATCGGGGAGAGATCGCGGTGCGGGTCATCCGCGCCGCCCGCGATGCGGGGATCGCATCCGTCGCTGTCTACGCCGACCAGGACCGCGGCGCACGCCACGTGGTGCTCGCCGACGAGGCGTACGCGCTCGACGGCACGACGAGCGCCACCACCTACCTCGTCGTCGAGAAGCTGCTCTCGGTCGCCCGCCGTTCGGGTGCCGACGCGGTGCACCCGGGCTACGGCTTCCTCGCCGAGAACGCCGACTTCGCGCGCGCCGTCATCGAGGCCGGTCTCACCTGGATCGGCCCGAGCCCGGATGCCATCGAGCGCCTCGGCGACAAGGTGTCGGCCCGGCACGTGGCCGAGAAGGTCGGGGCCCCGCTCGCCCCGGGAACCCTCAACCCCGTCGCGGACGCCTCCGAGGTGCTCGCCTTCGCCGACGAGGTCGGCCTGCCGGTCGCCATCAAGGCGGCCTTCGGCGGCGGCGGACGCGGCCTCAAGGTCGCCCGCACGCGCGAGGAGGTGCCGGAGCTCTTCGAGTCGGCCACCCGCGAGGCGGTCGCCGCCTTCGGCCGCGGCGAGTGCTTCGTCGAGAAGTACCTCGACAAGCCGCGCCACGTCGAGACCCAGTGTCTCGCGGATGCCGCCGGCAACGTCGTCGTCGTCTCGACGCGCGACTGCTCGCTGCAGCGCCGCCACCAGAAGCTCGTCGAGGAGGCGCCCGCGCCGTTCCTCACCGACGCCCAGCGCGAGCTGCTGTACAGCTCGTCGAAGGCGATCCTGCGGGAGGTCGGCTACCTCGGTGCCGGCACCTGCGAGTTCCTCATCGGCATCGACGGCACGGTCTCGTTCCTCGAGGTCAACACGCGCCTGCAGGTCGAGCACCCGGTCTCCGAGGAGGTCACGGGCATCGACCTCGTGCGCGAGCAGTTCCGCATCGCCGAGGGCGGCCTCATCGACTACCCCGACCCCGAGGTGCACGGCCACTCCTTCGAGTTCCGCATCAACGGCGAGGACCCGGGGCGCGGCTTCCTGCCGACGCCGGGCCCCATCCAGGCCATCCGCTACCCGGGCGGCCCCGGCGTGCGCATCGACTCCGGCGTCACGACGGGCGACGTCGTCTCGGGCGCGTTCGACTCGCTGCTCGCGAAGCTCATCGTGACGGGCTCGACCCGCGAGGACGCCCTCGAGCGCGCCCGCCGCGCCCTCGACGAGTTCGAGGTCGCGGGCCTGCCGACCGTCATCCCGTTCCACCGCCAGGTGGTGCGCGACCCCGCGTTCACCGCGGAGGACGGCGACTTCGGCGTCTACACGCGCTGGATCGAGACGGAGTTCGCGGGCGAACTGGAGCCGTGGGGCGGCGTCCTCGCCGACGCGGCGCCCGCCGAGAAGCGGCACAGCGTCGTCGTCGAGGTCGAGGGCAAGCGCGTCGCGGTGTCGCTGCCGACGACCCTCATGCCCTCGGCGACCGTCGCGGCCCCGCCCGCGCCGCGCCGCCGCGGCGGCTCCCGCTCGGTCTCGACCGCGACGGGCGACGCCGTGAAGGCGCCCATGCAGGCGACGATCGTGAAGGTCGCGGTGGCCGAGGGCGACCGCGTCGTGAAGGGCGACCTCGTCGTGGTGCTCGAGGCCATGAAGATGGAGCAGCCGCTGACCGCCCACAAGGACGGCACCGTCGGCCCGATCGACGCGACGGTCGGCACGACCGTCTCGGCAGGCCACCTGCTGCTGACCCTCACCGACTGA
- a CDS encoding response regulator transcription factor — MIDQPEAPVEVRAARVAVVDDHESVRVGLQAAFVEAGHDFMLAASNVDELIAGLAGREVDVVVLDLSLGDGSSVTRNVKSVQAIGAPVLVHSIADRVDLVREALAAGAAGVIPKSASMRTVVTAAATVARGEVLNNLEWATAIDADRDFAKAELGRREREILHLYASGLPLKLAAEQLGIGYSTAREYLDRIRAKYVEVGRPAPTKVDLLRRAVEDGILPGLDPDSDG, encoded by the coding sequence GTGATCGATCAGCCCGAAGCGCCGGTCGAGGTGCGCGCGGCACGGGTCGCGGTCGTCGACGACCACGAGTCGGTGCGGGTGGGGCTGCAGGCGGCCTTCGTCGAGGCCGGGCACGACTTCATGCTCGCGGCATCCAACGTCGACGAGCTCATCGCCGGGCTCGCCGGCCGCGAGGTGGATGTCGTGGTGCTCGACCTCTCGCTCGGCGACGGCTCGAGCGTCACCCGCAACGTCAAGAGCGTGCAGGCGATCGGCGCCCCGGTGCTCGTGCACTCGATCGCCGACCGGGTCGACCTCGTGCGCGAGGCGCTCGCCGCGGGCGCCGCGGGCGTCATCCCGAAGTCCGCGTCGATGCGCACCGTCGTGACCGCGGCGGCCACCGTGGCGCGCGGCGAGGTGCTCAACAACCTCGAGTGGGCGACGGCGATCGACGCCGACCGCGACTTCGCGAAGGCCGAGCTCGGCCGCCGCGAGCGCGAGATCCTGCACCTGTACGCATCCGGGCTGCCGCTCAAGCTCGCCGCCGAGCAGCTCGGCATCGGCTACTCGACCGCGCGCGAGTACCTCGACCGCATCCGCGCCAAGTACGTCGAGGTGGGGCGGCCCGCACCGACCAAGGTCGATCTGCTGCGCCGCGCCGTCGAGGACGGCATCCTGCCGGGGCTCGACCCCGACAGCGATGGCTGA
- a CDS encoding Maf family protein, with protein sequence MRLYLASTSPARLATLRAVGIEPEPVPSHVDEDAVAQAAGPLGPAEFVTLLARAKAEAVAERLVDAGGVDGLVLGGDSAFEFDGTLHGKPHLPETARERWHAQRGRSGVLHSGHWLIDARGGQVGRAVGGATAATVHFASDIDDDELDAYIATGEPLEVAGAFTIDSKGAGFIDRIEGDPHTVVGLSVPYLRTLVRQLGVEWPSLWSR encoded by the coding sequence GTGCGCCTCTATCTGGCCTCCACCTCCCCCGCGAGGCTCGCGACCCTGCGCGCCGTCGGCATCGAGCCCGAACCCGTGCCCTCGCACGTCGACGAAGATGCCGTGGCGCAGGCCGCGGGACCGCTCGGACCCGCGGAGTTCGTCACCCTGCTCGCACGCGCGAAGGCCGAGGCGGTGGCCGAGCGGCTCGTTGACGCGGGCGGCGTGGACGGGCTCGTGCTCGGCGGCGACTCGGCCTTCGAGTTCGACGGCACGCTGCACGGCAAGCCTCACCTGCCGGAGACCGCCCGCGAGCGCTGGCACGCGCAGCGCGGCCGCTCCGGTGTGCTGCACTCGGGCCACTGGCTCATCGACGCGCGCGGCGGCCAGGTGGGGCGCGCGGTGGGCGGGGCGACCGCGGCGACCGTGCACTTCGCATCCGACATCGACGACGACGAGCTCGACGCCTACATCGCGACCGGCGAGCCGCTCGAGGTGGCGGGCGCGTTCACCATCGACAGCAAGGGCGCGGGGTTCATCGACCGCATCGAGGGCGACCCGCACACCGTCGTCGGCCTCTCGGTGCCGTACCTGCGCACCCTCGTGCGGCAGCTCGGCGTCGAGTGGCCGTCGCTCTGGAGCCGCTGA
- a CDS encoding sensor histidine kinase gives MADLPASRLAPLPRGRGVRNPLSLVRVDTAIARTAAGFGVAFLLQSIPAMIEQLPNLDPLWSSVMVFAIVVTLGLTALASALRQQVRGAHVMFAIVYLVALVSWPFAVTDPAAATADSYWLYYLLTIATAMATVGFPLRVATAYLILAPTVYAVIRVTPAGGGVTLVQAALDSVYAIILGGAITIITAILRGAASTVDRAQATALDRYGHAVRQHATEAERVQVDAIVHDSVLTTFLSAARADTPEAKELASRMAGNAIGYLRDAVAVAPPGDADVAVAVLASRIGDAAAALSEPVAVRSTGVEGTPIPVAVAEAVYSAAVQAMVNSLQHAGAGVERWAEVRATGDGVLVEVGDRGAGFEPDAVPTERLGVRVSILERVASVGGQARVDTAPGEGTTVRLQWPAETAEVDS, from the coding sequence ATGGCTGACCTCCCCGCGTCCCGCCTCGCGCCGCTGCCGCGGGGGCGGGGGGTGCGCAACCCGCTGAGTCTCGTGCGGGTCGACACCGCCATCGCCCGCACGGCGGCCGGATTCGGCGTGGCGTTCCTGCTGCAGTCGATCCCCGCGATGATCGAGCAGCTGCCGAACCTCGACCCGCTGTGGTCGAGCGTCATGGTGTTCGCGATCGTCGTGACCCTCGGGCTCACGGCGCTCGCCTCGGCGCTGCGCCAGCAGGTGCGCGGTGCCCACGTGATGTTCGCGATCGTGTACCTCGTGGCGCTCGTGAGCTGGCCGTTCGCCGTCACCGATCCGGCCGCGGCGACCGCCGACAGCTACTGGCTGTACTACCTGCTGACGATCGCCACGGCGATGGCGACGGTCGGCTTCCCGCTGCGCGTCGCGACGGCCTACCTCATCCTCGCCCCGACGGTGTACGCGGTCATCCGCGTGACCCCCGCGGGCGGCGGGGTGACGCTCGTGCAGGCGGCCCTCGACTCCGTGTACGCGATCATCCTCGGCGGGGCGATCACGATCATCACGGCGATCCTGCGGGGGGCGGCCTCCACGGTCGACCGCGCCCAGGCGACGGCTCTCGATCGGTACGGGCACGCCGTGCGGCAGCACGCGACGGAGGCCGAGCGCGTGCAGGTCGACGCGATCGTGCACGACAGCGTGCTCACGACCTTCCTCTCGGCCGCGCGCGCCGACACCCCGGAGGCGAAGGAGCTCGCCTCACGGATGGCCGGCAACGCGATCGGCTACCTGCGCGACGCGGTCGCGGTGGCGCCCCCCGGCGACGCGGATGTCGCGGTCGCCGTGCTCGCGAGCCGCATCGGCGACGCGGCGGCGGCGCTCTCGGAGCCGGTCGCCGTCCGGTCGACGGGGGTCGAGGGCACCCCGATCCCGGTCGCGGTCGCGGAGGCCGTCTACTCGGCGGCCGTGCAGGCGATGGTCAACAGCCTCCAGCACGCGGGGGCCGGCGTGGAGCGCTGGGCGGAGGTGCGCGCCACGGGCGACGGCGTCCTCGTGGAGGTGGGCGACCGCGGCGCCGGCTTCGAGCCGGATGCCGTGCCGACCGAGCGGCTCGGCGTGCGGGTGTCGATCCTGGAGCGCGTCGCGAGCGTCGGGGGTCAGGCCCGCGTCGACACGGCGCCCGGCGAGGGGACCACCGTCCGCCTGCAGTGGCCGGCCGAGACGGCGGAGGTCGACTCGTGA